The DNA region TGGGTACTGGCTCAACATTCTCACCACCTAACAAAACAATCGTTTCTTTGGAACGTCCTACAATTTTAAGGTTATGGTTTGCAGTAAAAATTCCTAAGTCACCGGTGTTTAACCATCCATCTACCAAAACCTTGTTTGTGGCATCTGGATTTTTGTAATAACCTGCCATAATTTGTTTTCCTTTTACATGGATCTCTCCTTTTCTTCCATATACAAATTTACCCACCTCAGTATCTAAAAAAACTTCTCCCGTATGTAAATCGACTAACCTTAAATTTGTTTTAGGAAATATTTTTCCGACAGAACCAGGAATGATTTCCTCAAATGTCCGCATAGCAAGCACAGGTGCCGTTTCTGTCATTCCATAACCTTCTAAAACAGGAATTCCAATGGTATTAAAAAATTCATCCACATGGTATGGCAATGCACCTCCACCAGAACAAGACCCGCGTAGTTCCCCACCCGTAGCCTTTCTGATTTTAGATAAAACTAAAAAACCAAAAACTAAATGAGGAACACTTACTAAAAAAAATCGATACAGATGGTAAACAAAACGAATGGTTTGTTTCCAAAATACAACCGGATGGATGTCCAAAACATTTCCTGTAATGATTTGTCTCGAAACAAAAAATCTTTTGGCAAAGAAAATTGCGATTTGAAACATCTTTTGTTTTACGGGAGAAGATTTTGCAAGTGTTCCGAGAATACCTGAATAAATACTTTCCCAAAGCCGCGGTGCAGAAGCCATAAAATTTGGTTTCACAAACTTTAAATCTTCTTTTAAGGTGCGAACACTACTATAGTAAGTACAAGCGCCGTAATACAAACTAAAGATTTCAAATATCCTTTCAAATATATGCCAAACCGGTAGTATCGATAAAATTCGATCCCCTTTTTGTAAATTCAGAGGAAGATTTTTTAATTGGAAAAGTATGTTTCCTTGTGTCAACATCACACCTTTCGGAGTACCAGTAGTTCCGGAAGTGTAGATCATGGTAAATAAATCTGATTCTTTGATTGTGTGGTTTAAAAAAATTTGATCCGATGGATCTGCCTTCCTAAGTTCTTTTCCTTTTGAAGTTAACTCCAATAAGGTGGATATTCTAATTTTTCTGGAACTCATTTCTTTGTTTCCATCTTTTGGAGGATAAATGATTACAATTTCTTTTAGAAATTCCAGTTCTGATTCCAAACGAATTACTTTTATAAAAACGGCTTCGTTTTCTACAAATAGAACTTTTGATTCAGAATGATTCAAAATATACAATATATCGTGGTCTGTGACATCGGAGGCCCGAGGAACATCAACTGCACCAAGTAAGGTGACAGCAATACTAGTTTGTATCCATTCATAAGCATTGTCAGCGAATATTGCTACTTTTTCTCTTTCCGAAATACTTCCACGAAGCCCAAAAGCCAAATCCTTGGCATCGGAAAGTAAATTGTTATAAGTTTTGAACTGGTAAACACCGGCACCGGCTCGTGTTGCAAAAGCATTTTTGTTTCCGAATTTTGCCGGAAGGTCTAAATAAAAATCAATCATGGTTCGCATGGAATTTCCTCGTTATGAAGGTCATTCTATTTGAAAATTTTGACCCCGTCGTCTTGGGGAATTCTTTGAGACTTAGAATTTTGTTAGATTTAGATCAATTTTGATTGTTTACGAAATTCGCTAGGAGTGGATCCAACCGATTCCAAAAAAACTCGATTGAAAGTTGACTTAGAATTAAAACCAACCGAATCGGCAATGGAGAGAATCGACCTCTCTTCCGATTCCAATAACAAACGTTTTGCCTCATCAATCCTATATTGATTGATGTATTGATAAAACCCAAACCCATATCTTTTGTGAAAGTATTCCGAAAGTTGACCAGGTTTGACTTCTGCCATCTCTGCTAATTTAGAAAGACTAAGGTCTTCATCACAATACACTTTTTCACCCATCAGTTGATACAATCTTTGGTCAATGGTCTCAAGTTGGACCGATACCAATTTAGATTTTTCATATTTATTTCTTTGGATGCTATCACGAACATCCGACACAAACGGTGTCCAAAGTTCCCGGGTAAAGTAATAGAAATACATTAAAACCGGAAGCAGATAAGCGCTGAGTTTACGAAAAAAAGGGATTTGGAAAGTAAATCCAATACTTCCTAATAAAAGATCAATCCAAATGAGAAGAACGAATATTAGAGAATAAATTGCTTTTTTAGAAAAGAAAACAGACAACCTAACATTCGGAATCCATTCTTTCAGTAAAAACAATCCTACGGAAAACAAGATTGAAAGTTTAATTCCAAAATTCAAACCAACGATCACAGAGCCATATTCCGTTTGGGTCAATTGCTCTAAAAACTCCAATCGTTTCGAATCCGATTCCGAATAAAATGGAATCAAAAAGAAAATCGCGATGATTGCTGGAAAAAAATGGTAAATTTTGATTTGGATTGGTTTTTCCAAAAACAAATATTCTAAATACAAATAGAGTAATGTAGAAGATAGAAATACAAAGGGAATATGAGCAAGTGCAATGGATGGAAAGTACTTATAAAACCCGGTGAACATAAATGCGCCGGTGAGTAACCAAAGCCCAGTGGAAAACAAAATAAAAGACCAGACAAATCCAGACACCTTTCGATTTTGAATTAAATTAGA from Leptospira noumeaensis includes:
- a CDS encoding AMP-dependent synthetase/ligase encodes the protein MRTMIDFYLDLPAKFGNKNAFATRAGAGVYQFKTYNNLLSDAKDLAFGLRGSISEREKVAIFADNAYEWIQTSIAVTLLGAVDVPRASDVTDHDILYILNHSESKVLFVENEAVFIKVIRLESELEFLKEIVIIYPPKDGNKEMSSRKIRISTLLELTSKGKELRKADPSDQIFLNHTIKESDLFTMIYTSGTTGTPKGVMLTQGNILFQLKNLPLNLQKGDRILSILPVWHIFERIFEIFSLYYGACTYYSSVRTLKEDLKFVKPNFMASAPRLWESIYSGILGTLAKSSPVKQKMFQIAIFFAKRFFVSRQIITGNVLDIHPVVFWKQTIRFVYHLYRFFLVSVPHLVFGFLVLSKIRKATGGELRGSCSGGGALPYHVDEFFNTIGIPVLEGYGMTETAPVLAMRTFEEIIPGSVGKIFPKTNLRLVDLHTGEVFLDTEVGKFVYGRKGEIHVKGKQIMAGYYKNPDATNKVLVDGWLNTGDLGIFTANHNLKIVGRSKETIVLLGGENVEPVPIESKILESEWVDQCMVVGQDQKYLSVLVYPNSSRFENPLEGEFWNQKEVIQKIENEIKTKVNLQTGFKSFERVVGLVILPKPFEVGDELTAKLSLKRHVITEKYKEEISKLYSNT
- a CDS encoding AraC family transcriptional regulator: MEGDSVSLNLLLEFLWMGSGSVFCLIWSLSNLIQNRKVSGFVWSFILFSTGLWLLTGAFMFTGFYKYFPSIALAHIPFVFLSSTLLYLYLEYLFLEKPIQIKIYHFFPAIIAIFFLIPFYSESDSKRLEFLEQLTQTEYGSVIVGLNFGIKLSILFSVGLFLLKEWIPNVRLSVFFSKKAIYSLIFVLLIWIDLLLGSIGFTFQIPFFRKLSAYLLPVLMYFYYFTRELWTPFVSDVRDSIQRNKYEKSKLVSVQLETIDQRLYQLMGEKVYCDEDLSLSKLAEMAEVKPGQLSEYFHKRYGFGFYQYINQYRIDEAKRLLLESEERSILSIADSVGFNSKSTFNRVFLESVGSTPSEFRKQSKLI